The Gigantopelta aegis isolate Gae_Host chromosome 9, Gae_host_genome, whole genome shotgun sequence genomic sequence AGTGACGTAGGATGTGATACGTGACGTCCTGACGCATGGAACAAACAGACAGGCGAACCACATCATGAAGTTAACAGCGGAGACCAAAAATACAGCCAGTACCCAGAACCAAAGGACGACATAGAATTTCTCAAACTCGTCGTTTATTACCAGATCGCACGTCAATGTGTAGCTTTGGATGTTCTCAAAGTGTTTAATGTGTATGTCACACAGAACGTTTCGCGGAAAGGCAGGAACTGTGGTTTCATTATAACTTAATATTTCTGTAGCATTAGCTTTAATGCCAATTCTGTCCTTGACAACCACAGTGAGAAAAATAAACTGTGCCAACAGATTGACGCAGAAGAGGAACTTGACAAAGAGGTAGAGTATTCCCACAATGCATCTGTTTGTCGTTGTTCGGCTGATGACGAGAGCCGCATCTCTAAATATGTAACCTCGCTTCTCTGGTTTCATGGCTTGACTGGCCGACAGAGTGGACACAGTCTCGTTCATATTGACCCCCACTAGTTGTTTAAGTAGCTGCCACACTACAGCTGGTGCCTTGAAGACCGAGGCCTGGAGGAAGAGAATGACAGGAAACCACAGATGCCACGACACGACTTTATCCTGGTGTGTGCTCGGGTCATAAGTGGCGAACATCCCAGGATCCTTGATGAACACTTGTTTGTGAAGACACACCTGGTGAGCGTAGGTGTTGAAGGCAGCAGTCGAGTGTGCCGGCGTCAAACACGAGATGGACAAGAAGAAGAACCTGGCGAGAAAAGCGCCGGCAGACATTGCAGATATGAGCAGGACAGTCCAGTGTCCGTTCAGTCTGTCCACCCAGTCTTGGTCTATTCGTCGTCCGCCAAACACAGACAGTCCAGACATTGTCTGAAAAATCCAATACAGAAAGtttatattatgaaaacaatTCATCTTTGTACATTTTGAAATACACTGTTACGTCTGTGATCTCTATGGCTAATTgatgaatgagagagagagagagagagagagagagagagagagagagagagagagagagagagagagagagagagagagagagagagagagagagagagcaaaatgAGGAAGGGACGAGATATCACACAAACATATTAGtgatcaatatatatttttgtgcaagAAGAACCGGGATATCATCATATGGGTTGAATAGTGGGAAATACGCTGACTGTAAGATAAGTACGATGTATAACATTAAGTGAAAGTCAACATTAATTTGTCGCCAAAATTGGGACCTAACCAAATATGCACACgtaaacacatttacataaccagatacacatacaggcacgcatgaacacacacaaacatacatgcatgcatccatccatccatccatccattcgaggcaggatgtagcccagtggtagatagctcgcctgatgcgcggtctgtctaggatcgacccccctcggtggacccattagacTATTTATCGTCCCACCCAGTGCGCCACgggtggtatatcaaagacagtggtatgtgctatccagtctgtgggatggtgcacacaaaagatcccttgctactaatggaaaaatgtagcgggtttcctctctaaaactctagccggtgattaataattcaatcaatgtgttctagtggtgccgttagaCAATAACTTTGAACCATC encodes the following:
- the LOC121381204 gene encoding innexin-11-like, yielding MSGLSVFGGRRIDQDWVDRLNGHWTVLLISAMSAGAFLARFFFLSISCLTPAHSTAAFNTYAHQVCLHKQVFIKDPGMFATYDPSTHQDKVVSWHLWFPVILFLQASVFKAPAVVWQLLKQLVGVNMNETVSTLSASQAMKPEKRGYIFRDAALVISRTTTNRCIVGILYLFVKFLFCVNLLAQFIFLTVVVKDRIGIKANATEILSYNETTVPAFPRNVLCDIHIKHFENIQSYTLTCDLVINDEFEKFYVVLWFWVLAVFLVSAVNFMMWFACLFVPCVRTSRITSYVTAFNRNADSGAGLASTFVTCFLGVDGVWLITMIARNSSELVAADLTRHLFQIYKETHTGRNVGLQPLYSQQIGSHAQASALPASQDIPLATFNPGSEKEEQPLVGKRSV